The Drosophila innubila isolate TH190305 chromosome 2R unlocalized genomic scaffold, UK_Dinn_1.0 1_C_2R, whole genome shotgun sequence DNA window tgaatttttctgtaaatttgTACTGAAAACACTAATGAATGTCTCATGAATTAATCTGTAAATATGTGATGAAAACTCTTATGAATGCCTGATAAAATTGTCTGTAATTGTGTGCTGAAAACACTGATGAATGCCTGATGATTTGTCTGTAAATGTGTGCTGAAATTACTGATGAATTTGTCGGTAAATTTGTACTGAAAACACTAATGAATGTGTCATGAATTAATCTGTAAGTGAGTGATGAAAACTCTTATGAATGCATGATAAAATTGTCTGTAATTGTGTGCTGAAAACACTGATGAATGCCTGATGATTTGTCTGTAAATATGTGCTGAAAACACTGATGAATTTGTCTGCTGTCTGTTTATAGAGGAGGCCATCAACACACAGGAACTGCAGATGTTAAAGCGTCATCATCTCAACGAACTGTTGCGCAACTTTCGATACGGAACTCGAATAAGATTCGAACATCACTTGGAGCGTTGGCGACGTTGGATAAATGTTCCTCTACATGATGCTCCGCCGGATGCGGAAAGAGTATTTGGTGGCAACACTGGACACTGCAGTGGTTGCCAGTGTTCGATAAGTGTGGCAGGTGCAGTGCAGATACCAAAAAGTCATTCAAAGCCCGATTTATTGGATGAATGTGCCAAGCAGCTGCCATCGGAGCCATTTGTGAGCCTGAATGAGGAAGCTGATAGATCCGCCTTTAATGTGCCATTACCGTTAAGTGATCACACGGAATTGGTGCATACGGAACTGGTTACGGCGGATTTGATCAAGCCAGAGTTGCCCGAAATGGATGGTAGTGTTGAGAGCGGTGTTACAGTCTTGGCCATACTACAGGCATCCCCCATTAAGGCGCAATCTCTGCTGGAACGTCTCGGCCATAATGAGCAATTGGATGCGGTGCAGAGATTGCTTTTAATCCAACTCATCTGCAGTTACTACGAGGACAATCGTTTGCATTTGACACTACAAAGAAGTCATCTTTTGGAACGTGAAATCCTTCAATTGTTCCCCAAGGAACAGCTCTGTTTCTATCGCACCGAAAGGCGTGGCAAGATCTATGTGCGATTTACCAATATGAAGCGGAATAAGAGATTTGGTCATCAACGGGATCAGAAACGACGGCGGGAAGAGTCCATGGCACCGCCCAGTTCCTTTGTGTCCAAACAGGAATCCTTTGGCGGTGATCCTATGTCCAGTCCCGAGAGATCAGATTGATTAgcattatattattaacattagCTTCTAAGCAATGCAAGCATCTCTTTAAGACATGCCACCTATAAGCATTAAGTTTGTCATTTAATTAGAGCTGCCAGATTATCGATATTCGACCTATTCGATAGTTTcgatagtaaaaaaattttaaaatcttaatcatattttatttgaagaaatttttcaattagttcataacaatatttaaacacctttaaaatatttcacagcaaaatataaagtaaaatttaaagtcctcaaaaatatattataacaaaattttaattcctttaaaatatttcaaaacaaaaattaaattctcttaaattattttatgtgataacaaattattgaaaaaatttaaactaaatcctaactattttaatagttttttttgctacgtgtacaaaaattgaaaatttcttacacagaaaaaaagggTTTAAAATGCTATATATCGATAATTTTTAGCCAGCTCTATTTTTAATGCCTCATATCATCCATAAGTGTATCCATTAAGTCCAATTTGTTATAAGCTTGAGTATCTTCTCTATTCCTACATCATTATCTATATCGCCAGATGATTCCTATGAGCACAATCGTATTccatatttcttatattttaattatttgataaatttactcaagttttgtttgacttttaaatttttttaaagcctTTTGAATCTTGAGTGGAAAGTAAGTCcatcaattaaatgaaatattattacCCCGTTAAATATTATATGCGTATAGACGAGTAGATACCCCTTAAATaccttaaatatatatagtaaatatatacactaaACATTCTGCCatgcaaattgtattttaaattgtaaaaaaaattaaaaattataatttataattaaaaagtgattttatattaaaattgatgggcttttaaattgtttatatatagatCTTAAAAAGCTGTTTAAAGCTTGTCCACAAAAGAATATCTTTTAAATCAATGCTTAAGCCTATCTAACTAGAACCTTTTTAAAGCTTTGCGAATGAGAGCATATTTGGGATCATCCAGTGTACGTTTTTCTAGCTTAAAGCCTTTAATATCTCAACTTTAATGAACTTTCAATCAACTACATAttgcaaatcaaatataaGAGAGCTTAAGCTTgaagcttttttaatttaaatgaactttACTCTGAGAATGAAAGCACAAAAGCTTTATAGAAAGCTGTTAAAAGCTTTTCAAATGTAAGCGTATCCAAGTTCATTAAGCATTAGCTTGTCTAGCTCAAAGCTTTTATTGCCTGATTAAGTAAAAGCTCAAAGCTTCTGCAACTGCAAAGCTCTTAAGCTCAGTTGCCTCTTATTCTGAGTAGTTCtgacaaatttaaagattttcaaaaaGAGTATTTGAGATTCGTCTGCTTTGGACTGAATACAATCACGTACTGAAATCTAAATGTAGAGATATATGAGGTGACATTTGGCAGCAGGAGAATTGCGCTGGCGGTGTAAGAGGGGGTGGAGAGGGAGGGGGGCGAGAAAACATATTCAGCGAATgcttttcttctttctttttgggGGTAAAGTCAACAGAAGACAAAGCGAGCGAGAAATAAAGAGAACGCGTGTTCGCTATCTACTAGAATATTACATGtgcacatatatttatgactgctgctgttgttgttgttgttgccataaaGTACCCAAGTAGCCAGACAATTTGGCAggcgacagacagacggacagacagacagacttcTGGCATATTCTGATTACAtcagcagcaaaaataaagtcaaaaaatgTCTTAACAATTGGATCGATTACCTTGCTGTAAATATGACCATCTATCTTGCAGATATTTTTATCTGGTACTGTGGTCATTACAAAcctttattttacaaattataatataatatttccttttcattttaattgatttacatacaacataatgattatttttgaattatacTTTACAGCTTTGTTCTTTGACGAAAGTAAaagttaatttgtaattttaattttatatacattttaataataatgattacttAGATTCGTCTTTATTTACTTACAATATATTGATAATGAATTATGTTATGTTGAATTATACTTTACAgctcgaaaaataataattgcttttgaagaaaaaatataaataaagttataattttaactattttatagatttcattaacttaaaaaatgattatataaatttgtcttGGCtcttaaaaaatctaaattacaATTTGAGCAATTTaagagccaaaaataaaatataaagaacaaatattatagaacataattattattatttgtttttttttctttctaaaaaataatgattattgtttAAGCGTTATAGCATagcttaaaattatacattatttactcacaaaattcatattttaattatggaaaaaatgcttattagaatattttataatttattctcCTTAAAAGTTACAATAAATTAACCCTCTACTGCATGAgcatagaaataataaaggaaaaaaatttttgaatgtaattatgtgtttatttaggccaaaataatatatatttggacttttttttttttttgggggcaTAGTTTGGGGTGGGGGAAATGGGGCCATATATGGCTATGTATGCATTCAGCTGATTCCAGAGTTTGCCATATATGGCtctgtatgcatgtatgcatTACTTCAAGTGAAAGTTGGTGAAACAGTTTCTTTTGTCGTTGTAGCATAGAAATACATTGCATTTCTCACAAAAGGTGTATGAGCGGAAAGAACAATCGTTTTTGCAGAGTTGCCTTTGCTTTTTCCAGGTGGGAAAATGCCCAATATGGTCCTCCCGAACAGAATTCAATGGAATTTCCTGGTGCTTTCGTCTTTTTCTGGTAGTAGGAGTACCTTCCCTACTTGTACACGGGGATAAAGTTGGAGTCATCGCAGGTCCTCCGCGCTTCTTTACTTTTCCTGCCTTGCACAGGTGCTCAGCTATTTAAAGCTTGAAATCGAAGAGTGGCATATACTGATCTGACTAACGACGCCATAGAATCCATGAATTCACTACGCACATATCAATCatgtgaaaatatattttcttataccAT harbors:
- the LOC117785458 gene encoding uncharacterized protein LOC117785458 — protein: MHMNMANNSSQEYEELAQLLKSWNVSELLPHLQEEAINTQELQMLKRHHLNELLRNFRYGTRIRFEHHLERWRRWINVPLHDAPPDAERVFGGNTGHCSGCQCSISVAGAVQIPKSHSKPDLLDECAKQLPSEPFVSLNEEADRSAFNVPLPLSDHTELVHTELVTADLIKPELPEMDGSVESGVTVLAILQASPIKAQSLLERLGHNEQLDAVQRLLLIQLICSYYEDNRLHLTLQRSHLLEREILQLFPKEQLCFYRTERRGKIYVRFTNMKRNKRFGHQRDQKRRREESMAPPSSFVSKQESFGGDPMSSPERSD